One genomic segment of Pseudomonadota bacterium includes these proteins:
- a CDS encoding Gfo/Idh/MocA family oxidoreductase — protein MKKENADDSQAPARHNVSRRKILVGAAVSPLIISSRAWGANSRIRVGQIGLGRIATGHDMPGVIKSELGDYVAVCDLDSKRVEAGVKIVEKSYTDRGVKAPQIRSFDNYRELIARKDIDAVVISTPDHWHAECALAAVNAGKDVYLQKPFTMTHAEGVILRNAVKRTGRILQVGSQQRSWEQFRRAAELIRSGRIGNVQRVEIGLPTDPTAPDAAPQGVPANLDFSQWLGPTPVKYYTEMRVHPQADYSRPGWLRHEAHCLGMITGWGSHHYDTMHWALEFENTGPSKVEGKGDFPPEDRIWNVHGSYDVTLQYPKGVVVNVSDKHNTGLKFYGDEGWIWVTREGTGATSSDPQAKGANLPPLDASDPKILDPNGVTRPLLVSKSHHKNWLECVQSRKQPLAPAHVAHRSNTACIVSWIAMKLGRPLEWDPKTERFKNDDEANSMLTRSERAPYGALHLAKA, from the coding sequence ATGAAAAAAGAGAACGCTGACGATTCTCAGGCGCCCGCGCGCCACAACGTTTCACGACGCAAAATTCTGGTCGGCGCGGCGGTTTCGCCGCTGATCATTTCTTCGCGTGCATGGGGCGCCAACAGCCGCATTCGCGTCGGGCAGATCGGCCTCGGGCGCATCGCGACCGGCCACGACATGCCGGGCGTCATCAAATCGGAGCTCGGCGATTACGTTGCGGTCTGCGATCTCGACAGCAAACGCGTCGAAGCCGGCGTGAAGATCGTCGAGAAGTCGTACACCGACCGCGGCGTAAAGGCGCCGCAGATCCGCAGTTTCGACAACTATCGCGAGCTCATCGCGCGCAAGGACATCGACGCGGTGGTCATCAGCACGCCGGACCACTGGCATGCGGAGTGTGCACTCGCCGCGGTCAACGCCGGCAAGGACGTCTATCTACAGAAGCCGTTCACGATGACCCACGCCGAGGGCGTGATCCTGCGCAATGCGGTCAAGCGCACCGGGCGCATCCTGCAGGTCGGCAGCCAGCAGCGTTCATGGGAACAGTTTCGCCGTGCGGCCGAGCTCATTCGTTCCGGCCGCATCGGCAACGTACAGCGCGTGGAAATCGGATTGCCGACGGATCCCACGGCGCCCGACGCCGCGCCGCAGGGCGTGCCGGCGAATCTCGACTTCAGTCAGTGGCTGGGCCCGACGCCGGTGAAGTACTACACCGAGATGCGCGTGCATCCGCAGGCTGACTACAGTCGTCCGGGCTGGTTGCGTCACGAAGCGCATTGCCTCGGCATGATCACCGGCTGGGGCTCGCATCACTACGACACCATGCACTGGGCACTGGAGTTCGAAAACACCGGGCCCTCGAAAGTCGAAGGCAAGGGCGATTTCCCGCCGGAAGATCGCATCTGGAACGTGCATGGTTCGTACGACGTGACGCTGCAGTATCCGAAAGGTGTGGTGGTCAACGTCTCCGACAAACACAACACCGGCCTCAAGTTCTACGGCGACGAGGGCTGGATCTGGGTGACTCGCGAGGGTACGGGCGCCACGTCGAGCGATCCGCAGGCCAAGGGCGCGAACCTGCCGCCGCTCGATGCCAGCGATCCGAAGATCCTCGATCCGAATGGCGTCACGCGTCCTCTGCTGGTGAGCAAGTCGCATCACAAGAACTGGCTCGAGTGTGTGCAGTCGCGCAAACAACCTTTGGCGCCGGCGCATGTCGCTCATCGCAGCAACACGGCCTGCATCGTGAGCTGGATCGCGATGAAACTGGGCCGGCCGCTCGAGTGGGATCCGAAGACCGAGCGGTTCAAGAACGACGATGAAGCGAACTCCATGTTGACGCGCAGTGAGCGCGCGCCGTACGGCGCGTTGCATCTCGCGAAAGCCTGA
- a CDS encoding glycogen/starch/alpha-glucan phosphorylase, with product MSSTVSSLPSLAGQPAKVDEDRTALTKEALKHAFLDNLFYIQGKFPALATKTDYYMALAYAVRDRMLQRWISTAAAYTKQGSRTVAYLSAEFLMGPHLGNNLINLGIYETARTAVAELGLDLEELLAHEDEPGLGNGGLGRLAACFIDSLATLEVPALGYGIRYEFGIFQQEIIDGWQVEKTDKWLRYGNPWEIARPEWCCDVKFGGHTEVWYDEYSRKRTRWVPGHVVNGIPYDTPILGYHVNTSNTLRLWKAEAPESFDFGTFNRGDYYGAVNQKVASENLTKVLYPNDEQARGKELRLEQQYFFVSCSLQDMLRICKIQKISPERFHEKFAIQLNDTHPSIAVAELMRLLVDEQNMEWDRAWSITRQTFAYTNHTLLPEALERWPLPMFGRLLPRLLEIIYEINARFLDEVRMAFFGDEERISRLSLIDEQGEKYVRMAHLASVGSHAINGVAALHSELLKSDVLKDFAELWPEKFSNKTNGVTPRRWMVLSNPRLAHCISQRIGEEWIRDLYELRKLEPLADDADFRAEWHKIKHANKTALAGLIEQRTGVIVNPAAIFDVQVKRIHEYKRQHLNILHVIGLYHRLKTDPKFTMEPRVFVFGGKSAPGYHLAKLIIRLITAAAEIINRDPGVRDLIKVVYLPNFNVTNGQKIYPAADLSEQISTAGKEASGTGNMKFQMNGALTIGTVDGANIEICEEVGVENFFLFGLEAHEVAARRSMGYRPMEILETNDELRAVIDLIRDGFFSRGNSSQFLPLVDNLVYHDPYFVFADYQSYADCQMQVDEAYRDVDRWTRMSILNSARSGKFSSDRTIREYCNEIWHAKPVQVQLMSQEEVKAGLLQ from the coding sequence GTGAGCTCAACCGTTTCCAGCCTCCCGAGCCTTGCAGGCCAGCCCGCCAAGGTCGATGAAGACCGCACCGCGCTCACCAAGGAAGCGCTCAAACACGCCTTCCTCGACAACCTCTTCTATATACAGGGCAAGTTCCCGGCCCTCGCCACCAAGACCGACTACTACATGGCGCTGGCCTATGCCGTCCGCGATCGCATGTTGCAGCGCTGGATCAGCACCGCGGCGGCCTACACCAAGCAGGGCTCTCGCACGGTCGCGTACCTGTCCGCCGAATTCCTGATGGGCCCCCATCTCGGCAACAACCTCATCAACCTGGGCATCTACGAAACCGCGCGCACCGCGGTCGCCGAGCTCGGGCTCGATCTCGAAGAGTTGTTAGCCCACGAAGATGAGCCCGGCCTCGGCAACGGCGGCCTCGGCCGTCTCGCCGCGTGTTTCATCGATTCGCTCGCGACGCTCGAAGTGCCGGCACTCGGCTACGGCATCCGCTACGAGTTCGGCATCTTCCAGCAGGAGATCATCGACGGTTGGCAGGTGGAGAAGACCGACAAGTGGCTGCGTTACGGAAATCCGTGGGAGATCGCGCGCCCCGAGTGGTGCTGCGACGTGAAGTTCGGCGGCCACACGGAAGTCTGGTACGACGAATACAGCCGCAAGCGCACGCGTTGGGTGCCGGGCCACGTGGTCAACGGCATTCCCTACGACACGCCGATCCTGGGTTATCACGTCAACACCTCGAACACGCTGCGCCTGTGGAAGGCGGAGGCACCGGAGTCCTTCGACTTTGGCACCTTCAACCGCGGCGACTACTACGGCGCCGTCAACCAGAAGGTCGCCAGCGAAAATCTCACCAAGGTCCTGTACCCGAACGACGAACAGGCGCGTGGCAAGGAGCTGCGGCTCGAGCAGCAATATTTCTTCGTGTCGTGCTCACTGCAGGACATGTTGCGCATCTGCAAGATCCAGAAGATCTCTCCCGAGCGTTTCCACGAGAAGTTTGCCATCCAGCTGAACGACACGCATCCATCCATCGCCGTCGCCGAGCTCATGCGCCTGCTGGTCGACGAACAGAACATGGAGTGGGACCGCGCCTGGAGCATCACGCGCCAGACCTTCGCGTACACCAATCACACGCTGCTGCCCGAAGCGCTCGAGCGCTGGCCGCTGCCAATGTTCGGCCGGCTTCTGCCGCGGCTGCTCGAGATCATCTACGAGATCAACGCGCGTTTTCTCGACGAAGTGCGCATGGCGTTCTTCGGCGACGAGGAGCGCATCTCGCGCCTGTCGTTGATCGACGAGCAGGGCGAGAAATACGTGCGCATGGCGCACCTGGCGAGCGTCGGCAGCCACGCCATCAACGGCGTCGCCGCGCTGCATTCCGAGCTGCTCAAGAGCGACGTGTTGAAAGACTTCGCCGAGCTGTGGCCGGAGAAGTTCTCCAACAAGACCAACGGCGTGACGCCGCGCCGTTGGATGGTCCTCTCCAATCCGCGCCTCGCGCATTGCATCTCGCAACGCATCGGCGAGGAGTGGATTCGCGATCTGTACGAGCTGCGCAAGCTCGAGCCCTTGGCCGACGACGCGGATTTCCGCGCCGAGTGGCACAAGATCAAACACGCCAACAAGACCGCGCTCGCCGGTCTCATTGAACAACGCACCGGCGTCATCGTGAACCCGGCCGCCATCTTCGACGTGCAGGTCAAGCGTATTCACGAGTACAAGCGCCAGCATCTCAACATCCTGCACGTCATCGGGCTCTATCACCGCCTGAAGACGGATCCGAAGTTCACGATGGAGCCGCGCGTGTTCGTGTTCGGCGGCAAGTCCGCGCCGGGATATCACCTCGCCAAGCTGATCATCCGGCTGATCACCGCCGCCGCGGAGATCATCAACCGCGACCCGGGCGTGCGCGACCTGATCAAGGTGGTCTATCTACCGAACTTCAACGTGACCAACGGCCAGAAGATCTACCCGGCCGCGGATCTGTCCGAGCAGATTTCGACTGCCGGCAAGGAAGCCTCCGGCACGGGCAACATGAAATTCCAGATGAACGGCGCGCTCACCATCGGCACGGTGGACGGCGCCAACATCGAGATCTGCGAGGAGGTGGGCGTCGAGAATTTCTTCCTGTTCGGCCTCGAGGCGCATGAAGTTGCTGCCCGGCGTTCGATGGGATATCGGCCCATGGAAATCCTCGAAACCAACGACGAGCTGCGGGCCGTCATCGACCTGATCCGCGACGGATTCTTCTCGCGCGGCAACAGTTCCCAGTTCCTTCCACTGGTCGACAACCTGGTCTATCACGATCCGTATTTCGTATTCGCGGACTACCAGTCGTACGCCGATTGCCAGATGCAGGTCGATGAGGCCTATCGCGACGTCGATCGCTGGACCCGCATGTCGATCCTCAACTCCGCGCGTTCGGGCAAGTTCTCTTCGGATCGCACGATCCGCGAATACTGCAACGAGATCTGGCACGCGAAGCCCGTGCAGGTGCAATTGATGTCGCAGGAAGAAGTGAAGGCGGGTCTGCTGCAATAG
- a CDS encoding TonB-dependent siderophore receptor, whose product MKSRALQLLVLLLCAASVDAGTTPRSVATHYLLEMPAQPLAASLQQLAESSGKQIVFLSSVTEGLEAPALAGEFTVNDALQRLLAGSGLGFRQINGRAIEVLSGVPGAAADAAAPGSRPRSARRSRRAGAWAPEPMEEILVVGMAEQLVASRIPTPLIDIPQSVSVMSAEQMRQQNQEELGDVLKRAAGVSTRRVNSLEMYFYSRGFQISSFHVDGGGSQLPSLYSGPTDLSEFDRVEVLRGSDAFFSGNTNPGGAVSLVRKRPTATPRVELTATLGSWNHRRVELDMSGPLNGDGSLRGRADATYTDRDYYFDRAHLERKKLYGVLEYDLTEDSMLTAGGSFQRDDAVPAIAGLPLNDDGSDSRLPRNLSLIAPWAFFDADIGNAYLQYRGRPWDGWTLAVNTQATRAKVDYGYVAFLGAVIRENRSLDSLPAAGFTLRPDMHTQITADVTLAGEFDWLGLRHEVSFGGDYSHFRVNRSVIAYVDVARLENVYDFDPRNYPDPRRAGLPPAWLAQTLQLEQYGVFASWRVHLGERWSTTLGGRLSTDVFDGAATIGINQGVNAGLELQDEVTFGSSDVRTPYAAVMYRIDGHHTLYTSLADVYLTQSTRLAVDGSKLPPAHGVNLETGIKGVWRDGALNGFLALYRIAQRGLPFSVRWPGRPADRPPNCCYRGATSYSYGVELDLNGQLVPGLLVGGGYTYNVNERAIGGRLESPTPRHMLKLWTSWELPGALANWSLGGSLRAQNRAASGIQQYCYSGRTPQCRDIELFQEPFAVLDLRGGYQLNENWRLALSVNNVFDKIYYDSITAPLTNGWYGEPRNLLLRVDGTF is encoded by the coding sequence GTGAAGTCACGGGCATTGCAGCTGCTGGTCTTGCTGCTGTGCGCGGCGTCCGTCGACGCGGGCACCACGCCGCGGTCCGTGGCTACGCACTATCTACTGGAGATGCCGGCGCAGCCGCTGGCGGCTTCACTGCAGCAGCTCGCCGAAAGCAGTGGCAAACAGATCGTGTTCCTTTCCAGCGTCACCGAAGGACTGGAGGCGCCGGCGCTGGCCGGAGAATTCACCGTGAACGACGCGCTGCAGCGATTGCTGGCTGGCTCCGGGCTCGGCTTCCGCCAGATCAACGGGCGCGCGATCGAAGTTCTGAGCGGAGTGCCCGGCGCGGCTGCCGATGCCGCAGCACCCGGTTCGCGGCCGCGCTCGGCTCGGCGCTCACGGCGTGCGGGAGCCTGGGCGCCCGAGCCGATGGAAGAAATCCTCGTGGTGGGCATGGCGGAGCAACTGGTGGCCTCGCGCATTCCAACGCCGCTGATCGATATCCCGCAGAGCGTGTCAGTGATGTCCGCCGAACAAATGCGCCAGCAGAACCAGGAGGAGCTCGGCGACGTGCTGAAACGTGCGGCCGGTGTGAGCACTCGCCGCGTGAACTCGCTGGAGATGTATTTTTACTCCCGCGGCTTTCAGATCAGTTCGTTCCACGTGGATGGCGGCGGTTCGCAGCTGCCGAGTCTCTACTCGGGCCCGACCGACTTGTCCGAGTTCGACCGCGTCGAAGTATTGCGCGGCTCGGACGCATTTTTTTCGGGCAACACCAATCCAGGTGGCGCGGTAAGCCTGGTGCGCAAGCGGCCGACGGCCACGCCGCGTGTGGAGCTGACCGCCACGCTCGGCTCCTGGAACCACCGTCGCGTGGAGCTCGACATGAGCGGCCCGCTGAATGGCGACGGCAGCTTGCGTGGACGGGCGGATGCCACGTACACCGACCGCGACTATTACTTCGACCGGGCGCACCTCGAGCGCAAGAAGCTCTATGGCGTGCTCGAATACGATCTCACCGAAGATTCGATGCTGACCGCCGGCGGCAGTTTTCAACGCGATGACGCGGTGCCCGCCATCGCAGGGTTGCCGCTGAACGACGACGGCAGCGATTCGCGCCTGCCGCGTAATCTGTCGCTGATAGCTCCGTGGGCGTTCTTCGATGCGGACATCGGTAATGCCTATCTACAGTATCGCGGGCGGCCATGGGATGGCTGGACCCTGGCCGTCAATACGCAGGCGACGCGCGCCAAGGTCGACTACGGCTACGTGGCGTTCCTCGGTGCCGTGATCCGCGAAAATCGCAGCCTGGATTCGCTGCCGGCGGCTGGGTTCACCCTGCGGCCCGATATGCACACCCAGATCACGGCCGATGTCACGCTCGCTGGGGAGTTCGATTGGCTCGGACTTCGCCACGAGGTTTCATTCGGCGGCGACTATTCGCACTTCAGGGTGAACCGGAGTGTGATCGCTTACGTAGATGTCGCGCGGCTCGAGAATGTGTACGACTTCGACCCGCGCAACTATCCCGATCCGCGCCGCGCCGGGCTGCCACCGGCCTGGTTGGCGCAGACGCTGCAGCTCGAGCAATACGGTGTGTTCGCATCCTGGCGTGTGCACCTGGGGGAACGCTGGAGCACCACGCTGGGCGGCCGGCTGTCGACCGATGTATTCGACGGCGCGGCCACAATCGGCATCAACCAAGGAGTCAACGCGGGACTTGAGTTGCAGGACGAAGTCACCTTCGGCAGCAGCGATGTGCGAACGCCGTACGCCGCGGTCATGTACCGCATCGACGGGCACCACACCTTGTACACCAGCCTCGCCGACGTATATCTCACCCAGAGCACGCGCCTGGCAGTGGACGGTTCGAAGCTCCCGCCCGCGCATGGCGTGAACCTGGAGACCGGCATCAAGGGCGTATGGCGGGATGGCGCGCTGAACGGATTTCTCGCGCTGTACCGGATCGCACAACGGGGACTCCCGTTTTCGGTGCGTTGGCCGGGACGCCCGGCGGACAGGCCCCCTAACTGCTGCTATCGCGGCGCGACGTCCTACAGCTATGGCGTGGAACTCGATCTGAACGGCCAACTGGTGCCCGGCCTGCTGGTCGGCGGCGGCTACACCTACAACGTGAACGAACGCGCCATCGGTGGGCGGCTCGAATCGCCGACGCCGCGGCACATGCTCAAACTCTGGACCAGCTGGGAGCTGCCGGGCGCGCTGGCGAACTGGTCGCTCGGCGGCAGCCTGCGCGCGCAGAATCGCGCCGCGAGCGGCATACAACAGTACTGCTACTCGGGCAGAACACCGCAATGCCGGGACATCGAGCTCTTCCAGGAGCCATTCGCGGTGCTGGATTTGCGCGGCGGCTACCAGCTCAACGAAAACTGGCGGCTGGCGCTCTCGGTCAACAACGTGTTCGACAAGATCTACTACGATTCGATCACGGCACCACTGACCAATGGGTGGTACGGCGAGCCGCGCAACCTGTTGCTGCGTGTGGACGGCACCTTCTAA
- a CDS encoding D-2-hydroxyacid dehydrogenase yields MRESIGRAASVAATGLFAMAVNADDAVAPDPQTIEVVREMGLLEGPVALRDMPGWRAPRKIVLTGLGNLDAMKAVAPGVEFIVVKGPKEMAAQAADADAIFSGDDVVCDDRVLAAAKNVRWVAVYSAGVESCLGKPALERPGVTVTNMRAVAGPVMAEHTIALAYALARGLQVSIARQARGEGWGGGFAGSQPQSLTGKTLLVVGLGGTGLEVAERAHGLGMEVIATRASSREGPAYVKHVGLSVELPTLIAQADVVVATLPLTPATTNLFDAKMFARMKKSAFFINVGRGGSVVTDDLVAALNNGVIAGAGLDVTEPEPLPKDHPLWKAKNIIITPHMAPLSDLGQATRVLLLREQLRRFATGDKLLAVVDFKKGY; encoded by the coding sequence ATGCGTGAATCGATTGGCCGCGCGGCTTCGGTTGCGGCGACTGGATTGTTTGCCATGGCGGTGAACGCGGACGACGCCGTCGCACCCGATCCGCAGACCATCGAGGTCGTGCGCGAGATGGGCCTGCTCGAAGGCCCGGTCGCGTTACGCGATATGCCGGGGTGGCGCGCCCCGAGGAAAATCGTGCTGACCGGCCTTGGCAATCTCGACGCCATGAAGGCCGTCGCTCCGGGTGTCGAATTCATCGTCGTCAAGGGTCCGAAAGAAATGGCCGCCCAGGCTGCGGACGCCGACGCGATCTTCTCCGGTGATGACGTGGTGTGCGACGACCGCGTGTTGGCCGCCGCGAAAAACGTGCGGTGGGTGGCCGTGTATTCGGCGGGAGTCGAGTCCTGCCTCGGCAAGCCAGCGCTCGAACGCCCGGGCGTCACGGTCACGAACATGCGCGCGGTGGCGGGACCGGTCATGGCCGAGCACACCATCGCGCTGGCCTACGCGCTCGCGCGCGGGCTGCAGGTGTCGATTGCCCGGCAGGCACGCGGCGAAGGCTGGGGCGGCGGGTTCGCGGGCTCACAACCACAGTCGCTGACCGGCAAGACGCTGCTCGTCGTGGGTCTCGGCGGCACCGGTCTCGAAGTCGCGGAACGCGCGCACGGACTCGGCATGGAAGTCATCGCAACGCGCGCCAGCTCACGTGAAGGGCCGGCGTATGTGAAACACGTGGGGCTCTCGGTGGAGCTGCCGACGCTCATCGCACAGGCCGACGTGGTGGTCGCCACGTTGCCGCTGACCCCGGCGACTACCAACCTTTTCGACGCAAAGATGTTCGCGCGCATGAAGAAGTCCGCGTTCTTCATCAACGTGGGCCGCGGCGGCAGTGTCGTGACCGACGACCTCGTCGCGGCACTCAACAACGGCGTCATCGCCGGTGCCGGGCTCGACGTCACCGAACCCGAGCCGTTGCCGAAGGACCATCCGCTGTGGAAGGCGAAGAACATCATCATCACGCCGCACATGGCGCCGCTATCCGATCTCGGCCAGGCGACGCGGGTGCTGCTCCTGCGGGAGCAGCTGCGCCGGTTCGCCACTGGCGACAAACTACTGGCGGTTGTCGATTTCAAGAAGGGGTACTAG
- a CDS encoding amidohydrolase family protein, which translates to MHCWRPILGISALVVCALARAAGPAPIIDMHLHAHTLEDYGGGGRVCTSNEPIEWPGVDPRQPITIDAVMQCAHPVESASSDDAVMRESLAALERRNIFAVTSGPLEVVEKWRAAAPRRVIPAISFLTEPARNPAELRKLFAAGKFAVFAEIGAQYRGLQLDHASLEPFFALAEELDIPVGVHLGEGPPGGPHVGGYTDYRAALGNPLQLESVLVKHPKLRLYVMHYGSPFVDDMIALLYSHPQVFVDVAQNDWGFPRAHFYSQLERLVDAGFGKRILWGSDQMVWPGTIEVAIDTIEKAPFLTPAQKRDIFYNNAARFLRLTPAERAAQLAP; encoded by the coding sequence GTGCACTGCTGGCGGCCGATCCTGGGAATTTCGGCGCTGGTGGTGTGCGCTCTGGCGCGGGCAGCCGGGCCGGCGCCCATCATCGACATGCATCTGCACGCGCACACGCTCGAGGATTACGGCGGAGGCGGGCGCGTGTGCACGAGCAACGAGCCCATCGAGTGGCCGGGCGTGGATCCGCGGCAACCGATCACGATCGACGCGGTCATGCAATGCGCACATCCGGTCGAGTCCGCGAGTTCCGATGACGCGGTGATGCGCGAATCGCTGGCCGCGCTCGAACGGCGCAACATCTTCGCCGTCACATCGGGGCCGCTCGAGGTCGTCGAGAAGTGGCGCGCGGCGGCGCCGCGGCGCGTGATCCCGGCGATTTCGTTCCTGACGGAACCGGCGCGCAATCCCGCCGAGTTGAGAAAACTATTCGCCGCCGGCAAGTTCGCGGTATTCGCGGAGATCGGCGCGCAGTACCGTGGCCTGCAACTCGATCACGCCTCGCTTGAGCCGTTCTTCGCGCTGGCCGAGGAGCTCGACATTCCGGTCGGTGTGCATCTCGGCGAGGGCCCGCCCGGCGGGCCGCACGTGGGCGGTTATACCGATTACCGCGCAGCGCTTGGCAATCCTCTGCAACTCGAGTCCGTGCTCGTCAAACATCCGAAGCTGCGCCTGTATGTGATGCACTACGGCTCGCCGTTCGTCGACGACATGATCGCCTTGCTGTATTCGCATCCGCAGGTGTTCGTCGACGTCGCGCAGAACGACTGGGGATTTCCGCGCGCGCATTTCTATTCGCAGCTCGAGCGGCTGGTCGATGCCGGCTTCGGCAAACGCATCCTGTGGGGTTCCGATCAGATGGTCTGGCCGGGCACCATCGAGGTGGCCATCGATACGATCGAGAAGGCGCCGTTCCTGACGCCTGCGCAGAAACGCGACATCTTCTACAACAACGCCGCACGGTTTCTGCGACTGACACCCGCCGAAAGGGCCGCTCAGCTCGCGCCGTAG